A genomic region of Paroedura picta isolate Pp20150507F chromosome 4, Ppicta_v3.0, whole genome shotgun sequence contains the following coding sequences:
- the GID8 gene encoding glucose-induced degradation protein 8 homolog, whose translation MSYAEKPDEITKDEWMEKLNNLHIQRADMNRLIMNYLVTEGFKEAAEKFRMESGIEPSVDLETLDERIKIREMILKGQIQEAIALINSLHPELLDTNRYLYFHLQQQHLIELIRQRETEAALEFAQTQLAEQGEESRECLTEMERTLALLAFDNPEESPFGDLLNMMQRQKVWSEVNQAVLDYENRESTPKLAKLLKLLLWAQNELDQKKVKYPKMTDLSKGTIEEPK comes from the exons ATGAGTTATGCAGAAAAACCCGACGAAATCACGAAAGACGAGTGGATGGAAAAGCTCAATAACTTACACATCCAGAGAGCTGACATGAATCGCCTGATTATGAACTATCTTGTTACAG AGGGCTTTAAAGAAGCAGCCGAGAAGTTCCGGATGGAGTCTGGGATTGAGCCCAGTGTTGATTTGGAGACCCTGGATGAAAGAATAAAAATCCGAGAGATGATCCTCAAAGGTCAGATTCAGGAAGCCATCGCACTAATCAACAGCCTCCACCCAGAACTGTTAGACACGAACCGGTATCTTTATTTCCATTTGCAG CAACAGCATTTAATCGAGCTGATTCGGCAGCGGGAGACAGAAGCCGCCCTTGAGTTTGCTCAGACGCAACTAGCGGAACaaggggaggagagcagggaatgcCTGACAGAGATGGAGCGTACCCTGGCCCTGCTTGCTTTTGATAACCCCGAGGAGTCGCCATTTGGGGATCTGCTCAACATGATGCAGAGACAGAAA GTGTGGAGCGAAGTGAACCAGGCCGTTCTAGACTACGAAAACCGCGAATCGACCCCCAAGCTGGCGAAATTACTGAAGCTACTACTGTGGGCTCAGAACGAGCTGGACCAGAAGAAAGTAAAATATCCCAAAATGACAGACCTTAGCAAGGGGACAATTGAGGAACCCAAGTAA